In Camelina sativa cultivar DH55 chromosome 16, Cs, whole genome shotgun sequence, a single window of DNA contains:
- the LOC104753318 gene encoding cellulose synthase-like protein B2, with the protein MAESSSSLPPLCEKISYKSCLQRAADLTILGLLFSLLLHRILYMTQNDNVWLVAFLCESCFSIVWLLTTCIKWSPAETKTYPDRIDERVHDLPSVDIFVPTADPVREPPIIVVNTVLSLLAINYPTNKLACYVSDNGCSPLTYFSLKEASKFAKIWVPFCKKYNVRVRAPFRYFLNPLATTKGSEFSGDWQMTKREYEKLCRKVEIATGDSHWSDADDDFEAFSNTKPNDHSTIVKVIWENKGGVGDVTEVPHFVYISREKRPNYLHHYKAGAMNFLVRVSGLMTNAPYMLNVDCDVYANEADVVRQAMCVFLQGSSNPNHCAFVQYPQESYDSTTDTLTVFQSFMVRGLAGIQGPIYLGSGCFHTRRVMYGLSPEDVEANESLSYLATRELLAADSLPRGFGNSKEMVKSVVEALQRKSNPQHILTNSIEAAQEVGHCDYEYKTNWGKTFNKQSPLLGMFRRKLRFRQRLAYLCVLVCLRSIPELFYCLLPAYCLLHNSVLFPKGPCVGIIITLLGMHSLYTLWEFMSLGYSIQSWLVSQSLWRIIATSSWLFSIFDITLKLFGISKTVFIITKKTMSETIEGSGLRPSQGEDDGPNSGKFEFDGSVYFLPGTFIVLVNLAALAVFSVGYSLGNPGLAEACGCILVVILFFPFLKGLFEKGKYGIPLSTLCKAAFLAVLFVVFSLGK; encoded by the exons ATGGCGGAATCAAGCTCTTCTCTCCCTCCTCTTTGTGAAAAGATCTCATACAAAAGCTGTCTTCAAAGAGCTGCGGATCTCACGATTCTCGgccttctcttttctcttctcttgcaCCGAATCCTATATATGACCCAAAACGACAACGTTTGGCTTGTGGCTTTCCTTTGTGAATCTTGTTTCTCAATCGTATGGCTTCTTACGACCTGCATAAAATGGAGTCCTGCTGAAACTAAAACCTATCCAGATAGAATTGATGAAAG GGTTCATGACCTTCCTTCGGTAGATATCTTCGTGCCCACAGCGGATCCGGTTCGAGAACCGCCAATTATCGTTGTGAACACCGTGCTTTCGCTGTTAGCTATAAATTATCCGACCAATAAACTAGCTTGCTATGTGTCGGACAATGGATGCTCGCCTCTCACTTACTTCTCTCTCAAGGAAGCTTCTAAGTTCGCAAAGATTTGGGTTCCGTTCTGCAAGAAATACAACGTTAGAGTTAGAGCTCCTTTTCGATATTTCTTAAACCCGCTAGCCACAACAAAGGGTTCTGAATTCAGTGGAGATTGGCAAATGACGAAG AGGGAGTACGAGAAGTTATGCCGGAAAGTGGAAATTGCCACCGGAGATTCCCATTGGTCGGATGCAGATGATGACTTTGAAGCTttctcaaacacaaaaccaaatgaTCATTCAACAATAGTTAAG GTGATATGGGAAAATAAGGGAGGTGTGGGAGACGTAACAGAGGTCCCTCATTTTGTATACATTTCAAGAGAGAAAAGACCAAATTACCTTCATCACTATAAAGCTGGAGCCATGAATTTTCTG GTAAGAGTGTCAGGCTTGATGACAAATGCACCATACATGTTGAATGTAGACTGCGACGTGTATGCAAATGAAGCCGATGTTGTGCGACAAGCTATGTGTGTATTTCTACAAGGATCATCGAATCCAAACCATTGTGCTTTTGTTCAATACCCTCAAGAGTCCTACGATTCAACCACCGATACACTCACCGTATTCCAATCA tttatGGTAAGAGGACTTGCGGGAATCCAAGGACCAATATATTTGGGCTCAGGGTGCTTTCACACTAGAAGAGTTATGTACGGTTTATCGCCGGAAGATGTAGAAGCCAATGAAAGTCTTTCTTATCTTGCTACAa GGGAGCTTTTGGCCGCGGATAGTTTGCCAAGAGGATTTGGGAATTCCAAAGAGATGGTGAAATCGGTGGTCGAGGCATTACAAAGAAAATCAAACCCCCAACATATCCTTACAAACTCCATAGAAGCGGCTCAAGAAGTGGGACATTGTGATTACGAGTATAAAACCAATTGGGGCAAAACC TTCAACAAGCAAAGTCCGTTGCTAGGAATGTTTCGTCGTAAATTAAGATTCCGACAGCGACTAGCTTATCTTTGTGTTCTCGTTTGTCTGAGGTCAATCCCTGAGCTATTTTATTGTCTCTTGCCTGCTTATTGCCTACTCCACAACTCTGTCTTGTTTCCCAAG GGACCTTGTGTAGGCATAATAATCACACTTCTTGGGATGCACTCTCTCTATACTCTATGGGAATTTATGAGCCTCGGTTATTCCATACAATCGTGGTTGGTCTCCCAGTCACTTTGGAGAATAATAGCGACTAGTAGTTGGTTATTTAGCATCTTTGATATCACTCTCAAGCTTTTTGGAATCTCGAAGACGGTGTTCATAATCACTAAAAAGACTATGAGCGAGACTATAGAAGGATCTGGACTTAGACCATCTcaaggagaagatgatggtcCAAACTCaggtaaatttgaatttgatggcTCAGTCTATTTCTTGCCTGGCACATTTATTGTGTTGGTGAATCTAGCGGCTCTAGCCGTTTTTTCGGTGGGTTATAGTCTCGGTAATCCGGGTTTGGCAGAGGCTTGTGGATGTATTTTGGTGgttattttgttctttccaTTTCTAAAAGGTTTGTTTGAGAAGGGAAAATATGGCATCCCATTGTCTACTCTTTGTAAAGCTGCCTTTTTAgctgttttatttgttgttttctctttggGAAAGTGA
- the LOC104753319 gene encoding putative F-box protein At2g19630, translating to MKKRRKTVSEDRLTITQRNARPENERENSSPHIPVDQTIDIVSRLQAKSVAACRCVSKLWGSTLRLPHFNELFLTRSLARPQLLFAFQKHGRFCFFSSPQPQNPDENSSPIVANYHMRLSFDGVFCEMSESIHGLVCLIYTKEISRGRTETVPVVCNPSTGQSLPLPKLTTKRVKVISYLGYDPVDKQFKVLSMTRRHENAWECGEHQILTLGTGEFSWRMVECRISHDLPRKRICIDGVLYYPATDRSSRDCMIVCFDVRSESFKSIIVVEDVYRAALDGYLIDYNGKLGLYECDFDWFFDGSLELLVLEDAEKQVWSKHTYLFPPNLWKDIVGTAEVHFVGVTRTNEVVFWIERMMPSCLLYCNIERKTIVRVALHGLEAGKNRKVYTCLDHVENVNLELLL from the coding sequence ATGAAAAAACGGCGAAAAACCGTCTCGGAGGATCGTCTTACCATCACCCAACGCAATGCACGACCAGAGAACGAACGAGAAAACTCATCGCCACACATCCCAGTTGATCAAACCATCGACATAGTCTCGAGGCTGCAGGCGAAATCTGTAGCTGCATGTCGCTGCGTATCGAAGCTATGGGGCTCCACACTTCGCCTTCCCCATTTCAATGAGTTGTTCTTGACCAGATCTTTGGCTCGCCCGCAGCTATTGTTCGCCTTCCAAAAACACGGCaggttctgtttcttctcctccCCTCAACCTCAAAATCCGGATGAGAACTCTTCTCCCATAGTCGCTAATTATCATATGAGGCTCTCCTTTGATGGTGTTTTTTGTGAAATGAGTGAATCTATTCATGGCTTGGTCTGTCTTATTTATACTAAGGAGATCTCAAGGGGAAGGACGGAAACGGTGCCGGTGGTATGTAACCCTAGCACCGGTCAGTCCTTACCTTTACCCAAACTGACGACAAAGAGAGTTAAGGTGATAAGCTATTTGGGATATGATCCAGTTGATAAACAGTTCAAGGTATTGTCCATGACCAGGCGTCATGAAAATGCATGGGAGTGTGGTGAGCATCAAATTCTGACTTTAGGGACTGGAGAATTTTCGTGGAGAATGGTCGAGTGTCGCATATCTCATGATTTGCCTCGTAAAAGGATATGCATCgatggtgttttgtattatcCAGCTACTGATAGGTCTTCAAGGGATTGCatgatagtttgctttgatgtaaGGTCTGAAAGTTTTAAGTCTATTATAGTCGTGGAAGATGTCTATAGAGCAGCGCTTGATGGATATCTGATAGACTACAATGGTAAACTAGGTTTATATGAGtgtgattttgattggttttttgATGGAAGTCTTGAGTTGCTGGTTCTAGAAGATGCCGAAAAGCAAGTATGGTCGAAGCATACATATTTATTTCCTCCTAATTTGTGGAAAGATATAGTGGGAACTGCCGAGGTACACTTTGTTGGAGTGACTCGAACAAATGAAGTTGTGTTCTGGATAGAACGTATGATGCCTTCATGCCTTCTCTACTGCAATATCGAGAGAAAGACGATCGTAAGAGTTGCACTCCATGGACTGGAAGCGGGTAAGAATCGTAAGGTTTACACCTGTCTAGACCATGTCGAGAACGTTAATCTTGAGCTACTGTTGTAG
- the LOC104749601 gene encoding splicing factor 3A subunit 2, with the protein MDREWGSKPGSGGAASGQNEAIDRRERLRRLALETIDLAKDPYFMRNHLGSYECKLCLTLHNNEGNYLAHTQGKRHQTNLAKRAAREAKEAPTQPQPLKRKVSVRKTVKIGRPGYRVTKQYDPELQQRSLLFQIEYPEIEDNLKPRHRFMSSYEQKVQPYDKRYQYLLFAAEPYEIIAFKVPSTEVDKSTPKFFSHWDPDSKMFTLQVYFKPTKPEPIKPQSAVGANGLPPPPPPPPQGQPPPPPPSGALPPPPPPMANNGFRPMPPPGGFGHPNM; encoded by the exons ATGGATAGAGAATGGGGTTCGAAGCCTGGAAGTGGAGGCGCCGCCTCCGGCCAAAACGAGGCTATAGATCGCCGTGAGCGTCTCCGTCGTCTTGCTCTTGAAACCATTGACCTCGCTAAAGATCCCTATTTCATGCGAAATCATCTTGGAAG CTATGAGTGTAAACTATGTCTAACGCTACATAACAACGAAGGAAACTATTTGGCGCATACTCAAGGTAAGAGGCATCAGACCAACTTGGCAAAGAGAGCTGCTCGGGAGGCTAAGGAAGCTCCTACTCAGCCGCAGCCACTCAAGCGTAAAGTCTCAGTTCGCAAAACAG TTAAAATTGGTAGACCAGGGTATCGGGTTACGAAGCAGTATGATCCCGAGCTACAACAAAGATCTCTTCTGTTCCAG ATTGAATATCCTGAGATAGAGGACAACTTAAAGCCAAGACATCGTTTCATGTCATCTTATGAGCAG aaAGTTCAACCTTATGACAAGAGATATCAATACCTCCTGTTTGCAGCTGAACCATATGAAATCATAGCTTTCAag GTTCCTAGCACAGAGGTTGATAAATCAACCCCAAAGTTTTTCTCTCACTGGGATCCAGACTCCAAGATGTTTACT CTGCAGGTGTATTTCAAACCTACCAAGCCAGAACCAATCAAGCCTCAGTCGGCTGTTGGAGCCAATGGtcttccaccaccaccgccgccgccgcctCAAGGTCAAccgccaccacctcctccatctGGTGCACTaccaccgccaccacctccAATGGCTAATAATGGTTTCAGGCCTATGCCACCACCTGGAGGTTTCGGACATCCTAACATGTGA
- the LOC104749603 gene encoding condensin complex subunit 2 isoform X2 — MDESLTPNPKQRPAASMATRIQAPTSPFFLGSNDDRFEREQARAARAAASRRRSVLFARGPQPEQESDPCFDKQQILELFQNCIKLASENKINQKNTWELNLIDHLCEIIKVEDENNAETNFQKASCTLEAGVKIYSMRVDSVHSEAYKVLGGITRAGQDDSRDNEDVAGAVGNETNQKKQTEKKLSPLSTLEPSFEALNVKKFDVAFAVDPLYHQTSAQFDEGGAKGLLLNNLGVYGGCQVLFDSQELPGKLVSSAKQHDKSETIDLSFAKECVEQMVLNMRNKDEIVPSLRAIINQFDEENQRQPDTFSCGQTTESFDISHTNEASYADDDEGYDNFGTSFDYEGQSGDVDENSGLNDAEPTYSNFHEEVEPASLQDLDSDDRFENVDDYLFLSLGITSKQNSWAGPDHWKYRKTKGPDDHTASENKSSPPAKKTRKKKQAEPVLDFTKVLEEEMPDIFAPPKNPKYLLLPASRAPCQTKLPEDCHYQPENLIKLFLLPNCLGRRKRKCAGENSKQQFDDYEHADSWGDDNVYDDGPFVNGNDQSDAEDTTNSLISQPRQVNKIEVQYDKASKQVDVQVLKETLWECLQESPEPPIQDEEHQQGPLESRSFKELLASFPDDCQAAGSTQDISPHLCFICLLHLANEHNLSLVGSQALDDLTIHLA, encoded by the exons ATGGATGAGTCATTAACTCCAAACCCTAAGCAAAGACCTGCTGCATCGATGGCGACTCGAATCCAGGCGCCGACTAGTCCCTTCTTCTTGGGGTCTAACGACGATAGGTTCGAACGGGAACAAGCTCGCGCCGCTAGAGCTGCTGCTAGCCGTCGTAGGTCTGTTCTTTTCGCTCGTGGTCCGCAGCCTGAGCAGGAGTCAGATCCGTGTTTTGACAAACAGCAAATTCTCGAGTTGTTTCAGAATTGTATCAAATTGGCCAGTGAAAAC AAAATTAATCAAAAGAATACGTGGGAGTTGAATTTGATCGACCATCTTTGTGAGATTATCAAAGTTGAAGATGAGAACAATGCTGAGACAAATTTTCAGAAG GCAAGTTGCACTCTTGAAGCTGGAGTTAAGATTTACTCAATGAGGGTAGACTCGGTTCATTCAGAGGCTTACAAGGTCTTGGGTGGAATTACTCGAGCTGGCCAAGATGACAGCCGAG ATAATGAGGATGTTGCTGGTGCGGTAGGAAATGAGACTAACCAAAAGAAACAGACAGAGAAAAAG TTATCGCCTTTATCCACACTGGAACCATCCTTTGAAGCCCTTAATGTGAAGAAGTTCGATG tggCATTTGCAGTGGATCCCCTTTATCATCAAACTTCAGCACAGTTTGATGAAGGTGGAGCAAAGGGTCTACTGCTAAACAACTTAGGAGTCTATGGAGGATGTCAAGTTCTATTTGATTCACAAGAACTCCCTGGAAAGCTTGTTTCGTCTGCAAAGCAGCATGATAAATCAGAAACAATTGATCTATCATTTGCTAAAG AGTGTGTGGAGCAAATGGTGCTAAACATGCGAAATAAGGATGAGATTGTACCTTCTCTTCGGgcaataatcaatcaatttgatgaagaaaatcaAAGACAACCTGATACGTTTTCTTGTGGTCAGACGACTGAGTCTTTTGATATTTCACATACTAATGAAGCTAGCTATGCCGACGATGATGAAGGATATGATAACTTTGGAACTTCTTTTGATTATGAGGGTCAGTCTGGTGATGTTGATGAAAACTCTGGCCTCAACGATGCAGAACCAACATATTCAAATTTTCATGAG GAAGTTGAACCAGCCTCACTGCAAGACCTAGATTCAGATGACAGATTTGAGAATGTTGATGACTATCTCTTCTTGTCGTTGGGAATAACATCTAAGCAAAATTCTTGGGCAGGTCCTGATCACTGGAAGTATCGGAAAACAAAAG GTCCAGATGATCATACTGCTTCAGAAAACAAATCTTCTCCACCAGCGAAGAAAACCAGGAAGAAAAAGCAAGCAGAGCCTGTACTAGATTTTACAAAAGTTTTGGAGGAAGAAATGCCTGATATTTTTGCCCCTCCAAAAAACCCGAAGTATTTACTTCTCCCAGCAAGTAGAGCTCCTTGTCAAACAAAGCTTCCAGAGGATTGCCATTATCAACCTGAGAATCTAATAAAGCTATTTCTACTACCGAAT TGCCTTgggaggagaaaaagaaaatgcgCAG GTGAGAATTCAAAGCAGCAGTTTGATGATTACGAACATGCGGATTCATGGGGAGATGATAATGTATATGATGATGGCCCATTTGTTAATGGAAATGATCAAAGTGATGCAGAAGATACTACTAACTCATTGATCTCTCAGCCACGCCAG GTCAACAAAATTGAGGTCCAATACGATAAAGCTTCAAAACAAGTTGATGTGCAAGTGCTAAAGGAAACTCTTTGGGAGTGTCTTCAAGAATCTCCTGAACCACCAATTCAG GATGAAGAACACCAACAAGGACCACTTGAAAGTAGATCTTTCAAAGAGCTACTGGCTAGCTTTCCCGATGATTGCCAAGCGGCTGGTTCCACCCAAGACATCTCACCACATCTATGTTTCATCTGTTTGCTGCATTTAGCGAATGAGCACAATCTCAGCCTCGTTGGCTCTCAAGCCTTGGATGATCTAACAATACACCTTGCCTGA
- the LOC104749603 gene encoding condensin complex subunit 2 isoform X1 — MDESLTPNPKQRPAASMATRIQAPTSPFFLGSNDDRFEREQARAARAAASRRRSVLFARGPQPEQESDPCFDKQQILELFQNCIKLASENKINQKNTWELNLIDHLCEIIKVEDENNAETNFQKASCTLEAGVKIYSMRVDSVHSEAYKVLGGITRAGQDDSRDNEDVAGAVGNETNQKKQTEKKLSPLSTLEPSFEALNVKKFDVAFAVDPLYHQTSAQFDEGGAKGLLLNNLGVYGGCQVLFDSQELPGKLVSSAKQHDKSETIDLSFAKECVEQMVLNMRNKDEIVPSLRAIINQFDEENQRQPDTFSCGQTTESFDISHTNEASYADDDEGYDNFGTSFDYEGQSGDVDENSGLNDAEPTYSNFHEEVEPASLQDLDSDDRFENVDDYLFLSLGITSKQNSWAGPDHWKYRKTKGPDDHTASENKSSPPAKKTRKKKQAEPVLDFTKVLEEEMPDIFAPPKNPKYLLLPASRAPCQTKLPEDCHYQPENLIKLFLLPNVMCLGRRKRKCAGENSKQQFDDYEHADSWGDDNVYDDGPFVNGNDQSDAEDTTNSLISQPRQVNKIEVQYDKASKQVDVQVLKETLWECLQESPEPPIQDEEHQQGPLESRSFKELLASFPDDCQAAGSTQDISPHLCFICLLHLANEHNLSLVGSQALDDLTIHLA, encoded by the exons ATGGATGAGTCATTAACTCCAAACCCTAAGCAAAGACCTGCTGCATCGATGGCGACTCGAATCCAGGCGCCGACTAGTCCCTTCTTCTTGGGGTCTAACGACGATAGGTTCGAACGGGAACAAGCTCGCGCCGCTAGAGCTGCTGCTAGCCGTCGTAGGTCTGTTCTTTTCGCTCGTGGTCCGCAGCCTGAGCAGGAGTCAGATCCGTGTTTTGACAAACAGCAAATTCTCGAGTTGTTTCAGAATTGTATCAAATTGGCCAGTGAAAAC AAAATTAATCAAAAGAATACGTGGGAGTTGAATTTGATCGACCATCTTTGTGAGATTATCAAAGTTGAAGATGAGAACAATGCTGAGACAAATTTTCAGAAG GCAAGTTGCACTCTTGAAGCTGGAGTTAAGATTTACTCAATGAGGGTAGACTCGGTTCATTCAGAGGCTTACAAGGTCTTGGGTGGAATTACTCGAGCTGGCCAAGATGACAGCCGAG ATAATGAGGATGTTGCTGGTGCGGTAGGAAATGAGACTAACCAAAAGAAACAGACAGAGAAAAAG TTATCGCCTTTATCCACACTGGAACCATCCTTTGAAGCCCTTAATGTGAAGAAGTTCGATG tggCATTTGCAGTGGATCCCCTTTATCATCAAACTTCAGCACAGTTTGATGAAGGTGGAGCAAAGGGTCTACTGCTAAACAACTTAGGAGTCTATGGAGGATGTCAAGTTCTATTTGATTCACAAGAACTCCCTGGAAAGCTTGTTTCGTCTGCAAAGCAGCATGATAAATCAGAAACAATTGATCTATCATTTGCTAAAG AGTGTGTGGAGCAAATGGTGCTAAACATGCGAAATAAGGATGAGATTGTACCTTCTCTTCGGgcaataatcaatcaatttgatgaagaaaatcaAAGACAACCTGATACGTTTTCTTGTGGTCAGACGACTGAGTCTTTTGATATTTCACATACTAATGAAGCTAGCTATGCCGACGATGATGAAGGATATGATAACTTTGGAACTTCTTTTGATTATGAGGGTCAGTCTGGTGATGTTGATGAAAACTCTGGCCTCAACGATGCAGAACCAACATATTCAAATTTTCATGAG GAAGTTGAACCAGCCTCACTGCAAGACCTAGATTCAGATGACAGATTTGAGAATGTTGATGACTATCTCTTCTTGTCGTTGGGAATAACATCTAAGCAAAATTCTTGGGCAGGTCCTGATCACTGGAAGTATCGGAAAACAAAAG GTCCAGATGATCATACTGCTTCAGAAAACAAATCTTCTCCACCAGCGAAGAAAACCAGGAAGAAAAAGCAAGCAGAGCCTGTACTAGATTTTACAAAAGTTTTGGAGGAAGAAATGCCTGATATTTTTGCCCCTCCAAAAAACCCGAAGTATTTACTTCTCCCAGCAAGTAGAGCTCCTTGTCAAACAAAGCTTCCAGAGGATTGCCATTATCAACCTGAGAATCTAATAAAGCTATTTCTACTACCGAATGTGATG TGCCTTgggaggagaaaaagaaaatgcgCAG GTGAGAATTCAAAGCAGCAGTTTGATGATTACGAACATGCGGATTCATGGGGAGATGATAATGTATATGATGATGGCCCATTTGTTAATGGAAATGATCAAAGTGATGCAGAAGATACTACTAACTCATTGATCTCTCAGCCACGCCAG GTCAACAAAATTGAGGTCCAATACGATAAAGCTTCAAAACAAGTTGATGTGCAAGTGCTAAAGGAAACTCTTTGGGAGTGTCTTCAAGAATCTCCTGAACCACCAATTCAG GATGAAGAACACCAACAAGGACCACTTGAAAGTAGATCTTTCAAAGAGCTACTGGCTAGCTTTCCCGATGATTGCCAAGCGGCTGGTTCCACCCAAGACATCTCACCACATCTATGTTTCATCTGTTTGCTGCATTTAGCGAATGAGCACAATCTCAGCCTCGTTGGCTCTCAAGCCTTGGATGATCTAACAATACACCTTGCCTGA
- the LOC104749602 gene encoding uncharacterized protein LOC104749602, whose amino-acid sequence MAKHTAALKVGLALLALCMIGYILGPPLYWHLTEALAVSATSCSACVCDCSSLPLLTIPTGLSNGSFADCAKRDPEVNEDTEKNYAELLTEELKQREAASMEKHKRVDTGLLEAKKVTSSYQKEADKCNSGMETCEEAREKSEKALVEQKKLTSMWELRARQKGYKDGAKSTVKSKSSAQAS is encoded by the exons ATGGCGAAGCACACGGCGGCGCTGAAAGTGGGACTGGCTTTACTGGCGCTGTGCATGATTGGTTACATACTTGGTCCGCCGCTCTACTGGCACCTCACTGAAGCTTTGGCTGTTTCAGCCACTTCTTGCTCTGCTTGCGTCTGTGATTGCTCTTCGCTTCCTCTTCTCACCATCCCCACAG GACTCAGCAATGGTTCATTCGCCG ATTGTGCAAAGCGTGATCCAGAGGTGAACGAAGACACAGAGAAGAACTATGCCGAACTTTTAACAGAGGAACTGAAGCAACGTGAAGCAGCATCGATGGAGAAACACAAACGAGTAGACACAGGTCTGCTAGAGGCCAAGAAGGTAACATCATCTTACCAAAAGGAGGCAGATAAGTGTAACTCAGGTATGGAGACTTgtgaagaagcaagagagaagTCGGAAAAAGCACTTGTGGAGCAGAAGAAGCTGACTTCAATGTGGGAACTAAGAGCTCGTCAGAAAGGATACAAAGATGGAGCCAAGTCGACTGTTAAATCCAAAAGCAGCGCTCAGGCTTCTTAA